A genomic region of Micromonospora sp. NBC_01796 contains the following coding sequences:
- a CDS encoding DinB family protein has translation MTTDAKEDLHRYLREAREDLVWKVEGLSEHDLRRPLTPTGTNLLGLVKHLTTVELLYFGFAFGRNFAEFVPWYRPDLGPDGLPPNTDMWATADESREYVVELYQRVWKHSDATIEELALDATGHVLWWPEPESRATLHRVLAHVIAEVHRHVGHADIVRELVDGAVGLRRDDGFLPPVDEAWWEDYRNRLTLVAEQARVAEQADRN, from the coding sequence ATGACCACGGACGCCAAAGAGGATCTTCACCGCTATCTGCGGGAGGCTCGCGAGGACCTGGTCTGGAAGGTGGAAGGGCTTTCCGAACACGACCTCCGCCGGCCGCTGACGCCGACCGGGACCAACCTGTTGGGGCTGGTCAAACACCTGACCACGGTCGAGCTGCTGTACTTCGGATTCGCGTTCGGCCGGAACTTCGCCGAGTTTGTGCCCTGGTACCGGCCGGACCTGGGACCCGACGGGCTTCCCCCCAACACGGACATGTGGGCCACCGCCGACGAGTCCCGCGAGTACGTCGTGGAGCTGTACCAGCGGGTCTGGAAGCACTCGGACGCGACGATCGAGGAACTGGCGTTGGACGCGACCGGGCACGTGTTGTGGTGGCCCGAGCCGGAGAGCCGGGCGACGCTGCACCGGGTCCTGGCCCACGTGATCGCAGAGGTGCACCGGCACGTCGGACACGCCGACATCGTCCGCGAGTTGGTCGACGGCGCGGTCGGACTGCGGCGGGACGACGGTTTCCTGCCACCGGTCGACGAGGCGTGGTGGGAGGACTACCGGAACCGGCTGACGCTGGTGGCGGAACAGGCGCGGGTGGCGGAGCAGGCCGACCGGAACTGA
- a CDS encoding MFS transporter gives MGVLRDRNTFLFVGVSLVAGFAGTAMSLAAGLWAMDLTGSASLAAVAGACVFAPSLAGPVLGALVDRLPRRPLLIWTSLTLAGLLLLLLAVRSPDQLWLLYTVMLGYGVSYVLLDAGEAAVLPAALPDEQLGEVNGLRMTAQEGTKLIAPLVGAALFTRFGGPAVAVLTATLLAVAAGLYAAVRTTLAPAPPGGSPSAAGHHHPAAGHEQSAAGHDRQGGFRTGFGFLRSRRPLRAVVLVATVSMLMAGLGTAVQYAVVDDGLHRPVAFLGVLASVQGAGSIAGGLLAGRLLTRYGELPLAGWGALLLTAGTALRCLPWTPAVLVSAVLMGAGLPWTVIAAMTAVQRQTPHALLGRVAATANSLVFAPTSITLLTGAGLLALLDYRIPLGVSALGTLLVGGWALTRRYDTPTPAPSPADPAVGTDRGVADVVHR, from the coding sequence GTGGGAGTGCTCCGGGACCGCAACACGTTCCTGTTTGTCGGCGTCTCCCTGGTCGCCGGTTTCGCCGGTACGGCGATGTCGCTCGCCGCCGGGCTGTGGGCGATGGACCTGACCGGCTCGGCCAGCCTGGCCGCCGTCGCCGGTGCGTGCGTGTTCGCGCCGAGCCTGGCCGGGCCGGTGCTCGGTGCCCTGGTCGACCGGTTGCCCCGCCGACCCCTGCTGATCTGGACCAGCCTGACCCTGGCCGGGTTGCTCCTGCTGCTGCTCGCGGTCCGCTCCCCCGACCAGCTCTGGCTGCTCTACACGGTGATGCTCGGCTACGGCGTCAGCTACGTCCTGCTGGACGCGGGTGAGGCGGCGGTCCTGCCGGCCGCCCTGCCCGACGAACAGCTCGGCGAGGTCAACGGGCTGCGGATGACCGCCCAGGAGGGCACCAAACTGATCGCCCCGCTGGTCGGCGCCGCCCTGTTCACCCGGTTCGGCGGCCCGGCGGTCGCGGTGCTGACCGCGACCCTGCTGGCCGTCGCCGCCGGCCTCTACGCCGCCGTCCGCACCACCCTCGCGCCCGCCCCGCCAGGAGGATCCCCCTCCGCGGCCGGGCATCACCATCCAGCCGCCGGACACGAGCAATCGGCCGCCGGACACGACCGGCAGGGCGGCTTCCGGACCGGATTCGGCTTCCTCCGGTCGCGTCGACCACTGCGCGCGGTGGTACTGGTCGCCACGGTCAGCATGCTGATGGCCGGCCTCGGCACCGCCGTGCAGTACGCGGTGGTCGACGACGGCCTGCACCGACCGGTCGCCTTCCTCGGAGTGCTCGCCTCGGTGCAGGGCGCCGGGTCGATCGCTGGCGGTCTGCTCGCCGGCCGCCTCCTCACCCGGTACGGCGAACTGCCGCTCGCCGGCTGGGGCGCCCTGCTGCTCACCGCCGGTACGGCCCTGCGCTGCCTGCCGTGGACCCCGGCGGTGCTGGTCAGCGCCGTACTGATGGGTGCCGGTCTGCCGTGGACGGTGATCGCGGCGATGACCGCGGTCCAGCGGCAGACCCCGCACGCCCTGCTCGGCCGGGTCGCCGCCACCGCCAACTCCCTCGTCTTCGCCCCGACCTCGATCACCCTGCTGACCGGGGCCGGGCTGCTGGCCCTGCTCGACTACCGGATCCCGCTCGGCGTGTCCGCGCTCGGCACGTTGCTCGTCGGCGGCTGGGCGCTGACCCGCCGCTACGACACCCCGACCCCGGCCCCGTCCCCCGCCGACCCGGCAGTCGGGACCGACAGGGGTGTGGCGGACGTGGTACACCGTTAA